The genomic region GATCGAGGCGCGGGGCTTCATCTTCGGGGCGGCCCTGGCCTATCTGGCGGGCAAGCCCTTCGTGCCGGCGCGCAAGCCGGGCAAGCTGCCCTGGCGCACGGTGCGCCACGCCTACCAGCTGGAGTACGGCGAGGACGCCCTGGAGCTGCACGCCGACGCCTTCCAACCCGGGACCCGCGTGCTCCTGGTGGACGACCTGCTGGCCACGGGCGGCACCCTCCTGGCCGCCGCCGCGCTGGCCCGGGAACTGGGTGGTCTGCCGGTGGCGGCCGCCTGTGTCGTGGAGCTGGCCTTCCTGCCCGGCCGCCGGCGCCTGGAGGAGGACGGGGTGCCCGTGCACAGCCTCATCCGGGTGGAGGAGGAGGGCGGCTGATGGAGGAGCTGACGCGGCCCCCGGACACCAGGGCCGGGCTGGAGGCGCTGACCCGCGCCTTGTTGCGCCATGCCCGCCTGTACTTCGAGCAGGCTGAACCGGAGATTCCCGACGCCGAGTACGACCGCCTGCTGGACCTGCTGGCCAGGGCCGAGGCCGAGCACCCGGACTGGGCCCTGCCCGACTCCCCCACCCGCCGGGTGGGCTCCGGCCCCGGATCCGTCCGCGGCGAGGTGCGGCATGAACCGCGCCTTTACAGTCTGGCCAACGCTTACAGCGAAGAGGAGGTGGCCGAGTTCGCGGAGCGGGTGCGCGCCGCCCTGGGAGCGGATCCAGCGCCGCCCGGGGCGGGCGGCCTCTTCGACCGGGGGCCGGAGGAAAGGGCACCCTCCTGGTTCTGTGAACTCAAGCTGGACGGCGCCAGTGTCTCCCTGCTCTACGAGGAGGGCCGCCTCGTGCTGGCCGCCACGCGGGGCGACGGCGAGCGCGGGGAGGAGATGACGGCCCAGGCCCGCCGCCTGGCCAACCTGCCCGGACGTCTGGCGCTGCCCCGGCCACCCCGCCGGGCGATCGTGCGCGGCGAGGTCGTGCTGGAGCATGCCGCCTTCCGGGCCTTGAACGAGCGGCGGGCGGCGGCGGGGGAGCGCCTCTTCGCCAACCCGCGCAACGCCGCCGCCGGCTCCCTCAAGCTGTTGGACCGGGAGGAGCTGGGCGCCCGCGGCCTCAAGATCTTCCTCTACGAGGTGGCCCTGCTCGATGGGAGTCCCTTGCCGGAGTCGCAGGCCGGCCTGCTGGACTGGCTGGAGGAGGCGGGGCTGCCCGTCTTCCCCCACGCCCGCCGCTGTGCGGACCTGTCCGCCGTGCTGGAGTACTGCCGGGAATGGGAGGCGCGCCGTCCCGAATTGCCCCTGGACACGGACGGGGTGGTGATCAAGCTGGACGACCTGGCGGCCCGCGCCCGCCTCGGCTGGACGGCCAAGGTCCCCCGCTGGGCCTTGGCCCGCAAGTTCGCCGCCACGGCCGTGCGCACGCGCCTGCGGGCCATCACCTGGCAGGTGGGACGCACGGGCGTCCTCACCCCCGTCGCCGAGCTGGAGCCCGTGCAGGTGCAGGGCTCCACCATTGCCCGTGCCACCCTGCACAACGAGGATGAGATCCGGCGGCGCGGCATCCGCCCCGGCCAGCTGGTCTGGGTGGAGAAGGGGGGGGACGTCATCCCCAAGGTGACGGGCCCGGCCGAGGAGGCGACGGGTCTGCCCGAGGTGGCCTGGCCCGCCGGCTGTCCCGAGTGCGGCCATGAGCTTGTGCGCGAGGAGGGCGAGGCGGCCCGGCGCTGCCCCAATCCCGCCTGTCCGGCCGTGCGCCAGGCGGCCATCGAGCACTTCGCCGGACGGGGCGCCCTGGACATGGACGGCCTGGGCGAACGCCTCATCGCCGAGCTGATCCGCACCGGCGCCCTGCGCACGGCGGCCGACCTCTTCCACCTGCGCCGGGAGCAGCTGCTCGCATGTGAACGAATGGCTGAGAAAAGTGCGGCGAAAGTCTTGAAAGCCATTGACGAAGCCCGGCGTAGACCCCCCAGCCGCCTGCTCTTCGCCCTGGGGGTGCGCGGCGTGGGCGAGCGCGCCGCCCGGGTCCTGCTGCGCCATGCCGGCAGCCTGGCCAAGCTCGCCCGTCTCCCGGCCTCCGAGCTGGAGAGCCTTGACGGCGTCGGCCCGCGCACGGCGGCCAGCCTGCGGGCCTGGTTCGACCTGGCCGACAATCAGGAGCTGCTGCAGCGCCTGGCGGAGGGGGGGGTGGATCTGGAACGGCGCGAAGAGGAGAGTGCCGGACAGGGCCGGGACAATCCCTTCGTCGGCAAGACGGTGGTCCTGACCGGCAGTCTCGCTGGCCTGGACCGCGTGGCGGCCCGGGAGCGTCTGGAGGCCCTGGGGGCCCGGGTCAGCTCCTCCGTCTCGCCGCGCACCGCCCTGGTGGTGGCGGGCGCCGAGGCCGGGAGCAAGCTGAAAAAGGCGATGGAGCTGGGAATACCTGTCATGCATGAAGAGGAATTCATGAGCGTCCTGCGCACGCTGGGGGAGACAAGGGCGGAAAAGCCCTGAGCAGGTCTTTTTCTCACGGGGCTGAATCACAACATTCGTCGGGCTGACAGCAAGATGACAAGGGAGCAGGAATTCGATGGCCTCCACTGCCGACTTTCGCAACGGACTGACCTTTTTGCATGACGGCGAGATCTTCCGCATTGTGGAGTTCCAGCACGTCAAGCCGGGCAAGGGCGGCGCCTTCGTGCGCACCAAGATCAAGAACGTGCGCACCGGCCGTGTGCTGGAGCCCACCTTCCGCTCCGGGGAGAAGATCGAGATCGTCCGCCTGGAGAGCCGCAAGCTCCAGTACCTCTACCAGGACGCCAACGGCTACGTCTTCATGGACAACGAGAGCTTCGACCAGCTCCACCTGCCCGGCCACTTGGTCGAGGAGGTGATCGACCTGATGAAGGAGAACACGGAGGTGGACGTCCTTTTCCATGGCGAGGAGGCGCTGGGCATCGAGTTGCCGCAGTCCGTCGACCTGCGCATCGTGGAGACGGAGCCCAACGACAAGGGCGACACGGCCTCCGGCTCCAAGAAGCCGGCCCGGCTGGAGACGGGCGCCACCGTCAACGTGCCCTTCTTCGTGGGCGAGGGCGAAGTGATCCGGGTGGACACCAGAAAGCGCGAATACGTGGAACGGGTGAAGGGGTAAGCATGGATTTCAACGAGATCCGCAAGCTCGTGCTGCTCGTGGAGAAGGCCGCCATCTCCTCCCTGGAAGTGGAGGAGGGTGAGTTCAGCATCCGCATCGAGAAGCATCCGCATCAGGCTCCGGCGTCGCCCATGGCGCAGACCATGTACGCCCCGCCGCCGTCCCCAGCCCACCAGCCGGCTCCCGCCGCGCCGGCGGCGGCCGCAGGCGGGGAAAGCCCCGTCCCCTCCCACCTGCTGGAGGTGAAGGCGCCCATGGTGGGCACCTACTACCGGTCGCCGGGACCGGACAAGGAACCCTTCGTCAAGCTGGGGGACCGCATCAGCCCGGGGCAGACCCTCTGCATCCTGGAGGCGATGAAGATCATGAACGAGATCGAGGCCGAAGTGGGGGGGAGGATCGTCGAGATCCTGGTGGAGAACGCCCAGCCCGTCCAGTTCGACCAGGTCCTGTTCCGCATCGAGCCCTGAGGCCGCCGTGTTCAAACGCATGCTCATCGCCAACCGGGGCGAGATCGCGCTGCGCATCATCCGCGCCTGCCGGGAGCTGGACATCGAGAGCGTGGCGGTCTATTCCACCGCCGACGCCGAGAGTCTGCATGTCCGCTTCGCCGATGACGCCGTCTGCATCGGGCCGCCGCCCTCGAGCGAGAGCTATCTCAACACGCGGGCCATCCTCACCGCCGCCCAGATCACCCAGTGCGACGCCCTCCATCCCGGCTACGGTTTCCTGGCGGAGAACGCCGCCTTCGCCGACATGTGCCGGGACCACGACCTGGCCTTTGTCGGGCCGCGGGGGGACGTCATCCGCCGCATGGGGGACAAGGCCGAGGCCAAGCGCACCATGCGCGAGGCGGGGGTGCCCTGCATCCCGGGCAGTCCGGGCCTGATCGAGGGCCTGGACGAGGCCCGCGCCTTCGCCGAGGAGGTGGGCTACCCCGTCATTTTGAAGGCGACGGCGGGAGGCGGTGGTCGCGGCATGCGCGTGGCCCGCTCCGCCGATGAGCTGGAGAACGCGTTCAGCACCGCCCGCGCCGAAGCCGAGGCTGGTTTCGGCAACGCCGGCCTCTACCTGGAGAAGTTCCTCGAGCATCCCCGCCACGTGGAGCTGCAGATCCTGGGCGACAAGCTGGGCAACGTCATCCATCTGATGGAGCGCGACTGCTCCATCCAGCGGCGCCACCAGAAGCTGGTCGAGGAATGCCCCAGCCCGGCGGTCGGCCCGGAGCTGCGCGAGCAGATGGGCGCCGCCGCGGTCAATGCGGCCCGGGCGGTGGGCTACGACAGCGCCGGCACGATGGAGTTCCTCCTGGAGGACGGCCGCTTCTACTTCATGGAGATGAACACGCGCATCCAGGTGGAGCATCCCGTCACCGAGATGGTGACGGGCGTGGACCTCATCCGCCAGATGATCCTGGCGGCCGCAGGCCTGCCCATCGAGTTCCGCCAGGAGGACATCCGCATCGTCGGACACGCCATCGAGTGCCGCATCAACGCCGAGGATCCGGCCAAAGGCTTCCGCCCGCACGCCGGCCTGGTGAAGGCCCTCCATGTGCCGGGCGGGATCGGCGTCCGGGTGGACAGCCACATCTACCAGGGTTACCAGATCCCCTCCAACTACGACAGCCTGCTGGGCAAGCTGATCGTCCACGCCCCCACCCGGACCAAGGCCCTGGACCGGATGAAGCGGGCCCTGGGCGAGTACATCATCGAGGGGGTGCGCACCACCATCCCCTTCCACCTGCAGTTGATGGCCGATCCGGCCTTCCGCAGCGGCGACTTCGACATCAAGTTTCTCGAAAGCTGGACATACCAAGGCTAAGTTCCGGCCGGGGATGCTCCGGCGGGAACCCACATACACGGAGAGACACCATGAACATTCCGGGCAACCTGCTCTACACGGAAGAGCACGAATGGGTGCTGGTCGAAGAGGGCACCGTGCTCATCGGCATCACGGACCACGCCCAGGGCGAGCTGGGGGACATCGTCGACGTGCAGCTCTTCGAGGTGGGCGCGGAATTCCAGAAGGGCCAGAGCATCGGCACCATCGACGCCGTCAAGGCCACGGCCGACCTCTATGCCCCCGTCTCCGGCATTATCCAGGAAATCAACGAGGACCTGCCCGACGCCCCGGACACCCTCAACCAGGATCCCTACGGCCGGGGCTGGATCTACCGCATCCGCCTGACCGATCTCGCCGAGCTGGACGAGCTGCTCAGCCCGGACGACTACGAGGAGCACATCGACATTTAGCAGCCTGCCGACGTGGCCGCTTGGCGGTCTTCATCGCCCCTGTCGGCCCGAGTTTTCCGCAAGTTTCTTGAACAGACCACCAGCATGCACTGCGAAACTTTCGAAAAATCGGCCTCGACATGGACGCGAATCCCATCCAAGGCCCAAATCCAACAGGCTGCTGGTCCGTCCACCGTCGCTCATGCGACGGCCGTCCGCTGCAGACCCTGACCCGATCACGGCGGATCGCTCCCCTGGGGCCGGTCCGCCTTGCCATTCCACCTCATCCGCCCGGGCTTGCGCCCGGGAATCCGGAGGATGCATGCCCTACATCAGCAATACGGACGCCGATCGCCGGTCCATGCTGTCGGCCATCGGCGTGGAGCGCTTCGAGGATCTCCTCGAGAGCGTCCCCGCAGACCTGCGCCTGCGCCAACCGCTGGATCTGCCCGCCCCGCTGTCGGAGGCGGCGCTTGTCCGCGCCGTGGGCGACCTGGCCGCCGCCAACCGGCCGGTGCCGCCCCAGGACTGCTACCTGGGCGGGGGCGCCTACGTGACCCACCTGCCCGAGGCGGTCCGCAGCCTGGCCCTGCGCAGCGAGTTCATCACCGCCTACACGCCCTACCAGGCCGAGGTCAGCCAGGGCACGCTGCAGACCATCTTTGAATTCCAAACGATGATCAGCGAACTGGCCGGTCTGGACCTGGCCAACGCCTCCCTCTACGATGGCGCCACGGCGCTGGTGGAAGCCGTGCGCATGGCCCTGGCCGTCGCCCGGGAGAAGGACAAGGGCCGGCGCCGCGTGCTGGTGACGCCCCATCTGCTGCCCCGCTGGCGGGAGGTGCTGGCCACCTACTTCCATCCGCTGCGCGGGCAGGTGACCCTTGACTTCCTCCCGGTGGAGGGCACGCGGCTGGCGCCCGACCGGCTGCGCGGCTGCCTGGGGGACGACGTGGCGGCGCTGGTGGTGCAGAGCCCCAACGCCCTGGGCTTGGTGGAGGACGTGGCGCCCCTGGCCGCCGCGGCCCATGAAGCGGGTGCGCTGCTCATCCAGGCCTTTGATCCCATCGCCGTGGCCCTCTTCCAGTGTCCGGGCGAGGCGGGCGCCGACATCGCGGTGGCGGAGGGGCAGTCCATCGCCCAGCCCCTGCAGTTCGGCGGCCCCTACCTGGGCCTCTTCGCCGCCCGGGGCGACCTGGTCAAGCAGATGCCCGGCCGCCTCATCGGCGAGACGGTGGACACGGAGGGCACGCGCGGCTTCGTGCTGGCCTTCCAGACCCGCGAGCAGCACATCCGGCGGGAGAAAGCCACCAGCAACATCTGCACGAACCAGGCCCTGGTGGCCACCTTCGCCACCATCAACCTGGCGCTGCTGGGGCCGGTCGGCCTGCGCGAAAAGGCCCAGGCCCTCTACACGCGGGCCTCCTGGCTGGCTGGGCAGGCGGCCCGCCTGCCCGGCGTCCAGGTGCTGGGGGAGGGCGAGCGCTTCCGCGAGGTGGCCCTCAGCGTGCCCGGGCGGGACGCCGTGCTGGCCCGCCTGGCGGCCGAGGGGCTGCTGGGCGGCCTGCCGTTGCCGCCCGAGCTGGCCAGGGAGGGCCTGCTCGTGGCGGTCAATGAGTGGCAGGAGGAGGCGGATCTGCGCCGCTGGCTGGACGCCATGGCGCGGGCCCTCAAGGGGGAGCTGTCCCATGACTGATCTCATCTTCGAGAAGTCGCGGCCCCGGCGCGCCGCAGGTGCCACAAGCCGCGACGAGGTCTCCCATGACTGATCTCATCTTCGAGAAGTCGCGGCCGGGCGCCGGATCCTTCACCGCCGCCACGGGGGGCGTCTCCTTCGGCGGACTGGCGCCGCGCCGACCGGCCGCCCTGGCCCGGACGCGGCCCCTGGCCCTGCCCGAACTGCCCGAGGGCGAGGTGGTGCGCCACTACCTGCACCTGTCCACGCTCAACCATCATGTGGACAAGGACTTCTACCCCCTGGGCTCCTGCACGATGAAGTACAACCCCAAGGTCAACGACGCCCTGGCCCTGCTGCCCGGCTTCACCGGCCTGCATCCCGAGCAATCCTCGGCGGAGGCCGGGGGCGCTCTGCGCCTGCTCTGGGAGCTGGGCGAGGCGCTGAAGGAGATCAGCGGAATGGACGCCGTCACCCTGCAGCCGGTGGCGGGCGCCCATGGCGAGCTGACCGCCCTCTTCATGATCCGGGCCTGGCATGAGAAACAGGGGCGGGCCCGCCGCAAGGTGGTCATCCCCGACGCCGCCCACGGCACCAACCCCGCCTCCATCACCATGGCCGGCTACGAGGTGGTGCAGGTGAAAAGCGCGGCGGACGGCTGCATGGACCTCGCGGCGCTCAAGGCCGCCCTGGACGAGGACGTGGCCGCCTTCATGATCACCAACCCCAACACGGTGGGCATCTTCGAGCGCCACATCGTCGAGATCAATGCCATGGTTCATGAGGTGGGGGCGCTCTCCTACATGGACGGCGCCAACCTCAACGCCCTGCTCGGCATCGTCAAGGCCGGCGAGCTGGGCTTCGACGTGATGCACATCAACCTGCACAAGACCTTCAGCGTCCCCCATGGCGGCGGCGGCCCCGGGGCCGGTCCGCTCGTGGTCAAGGGCCGGCTTGCCCCCTTCCTGCCCAGCCCGCTGCCCGTGCTGGAGGAAGGTCGCGTGCGCTGGCGCAAGACGGGCCCCGACAGCATCGGCAAGGTGCACGCCTACTTCGGCAATTTCGGGGCGCTGGTGCGGGCCCACGCCTACATCCGGCGCTTGGGGGCGCCTGGACTGAAGCGGGTGGCGGAGAACGCCATCATCAACGCCAACTACGTGCGGGCCGGCCTGCAGGACCTCTACCGCCTGGGCTTCCCTGGCATCCCCCTGCACGAGGTGGTGTTCAGCGCCGTCAACCAGAAGAAGCTGGGCTACAAGGCCAGCCACATCGCCAAGCGCCTGCTCGACTTCGGCATGCACGCCCCCACCACCTACTTCCCGCTCATCGTGCCGGAGGCCTTGATGGTGGAGCCCACCGAGACGGAGAGCCGCGCCACCCTGGACCGCTTCATCGCCGCCATGCGCCAGATCCACGCCGAGTGCGAGGCGAAGGATCCGCTGCTGGACAGCGCGCCCAACCTGACGCCGGTGCGCAAGCTGGACGACGTGCGGGCGGTCAAACAGCCGCGCCTGCGCTGGCGCCCGGAGCCCGCGGGCCATGCTGACTCCGCCTGAGGCCCTGCTCCGCGCCCTGGACCTGGAGCGCTTTGTCGCCCTGGACCTGGAGACGACGGGGCTGGAGGAGAGCTGCGACATCATCGAGCTGGGCCTGGCCTGCTATGAAGCGGGTCAGGTCCGTTCACGCATCTCCACCCTGGTCCGGCCCACGCAACCAGTCCCGCCGCGCATCCTGCAATTGACGGGCATCGATCCCCGCAAGCTCAAGAAGGCCCCCTCCCCCGCGGAGGCCCTGCCCGCCGCCTTGGAAGCCATCGGGAGCTCGCCCGTGGTCGCCCACAATCTGGCCTTCGACCAGGGTGTGCTCACCCGCGCCGCGGCCCGGGCCGGGATTGCCTGGCAGCCGGCCCGGCCCGGGCTGGACACGGTGCCCCTGGCCCGCGTCCTGCTGCCCACCATCGCCAGCCACCGGCTGGCCGACGTGGCGGCCCATCTCGCCATCCCGCTGGAGAAGGCCCATCGCGCCCTGGATGACGCCGAGGCGGCGGGGGGAATCCTTCTGCGCCTGATCGCCCTGGGCAGCGGGCTGGACTTGGCCCTGCTCCAGCGGCTTTGCCTGCTCGCCCACGGCAGCGGCGATCCCCAGGAGGCCCTCTTCCATGGCCTGCGCGACTGGGTGCGGGCCCAGGGCGAGACGGGCGCCTGGCGCGCCAACCAGCCCCTGGGCCGCGAGCCGCACTATCGCGCGCCGGGCGGACCGGACGCGGCGCCGCCCTTCCGGGCCGAGGAGTGGTTCGGACCGGAGGGTCGCCTGCAGGCCTCGGTGGAAGGCTTCCGGCACCGTCCGCAACAGGAGGAGATGGCCCGCGCGGTGGGGGCGCTGCTGGCGGATCCCGCACCCGAGGAGGGTCCGCTCTGCCTGGTGGCCGAGGCGGCCACGGGCACGGGCAAGTCCTTCGCCTATCTGCTGCCCGCCCTGCTCACCGGCGCCGCCCGCCGGGAGGCGGGGGGCGGGCCGGTGGTCGTCTCCACCCACACGCGGCACCTGCAGGACCAGCTCTTCCACCAGGACATCCCGCGTCTGGGTCGGCTGCTGGAGAGGCCACTGGAGGCCGTATTGCTCAAGGGGCGGGGCAACTACCTGTGCGGCCACCGGCTGGAGCGCCTGCTGGACGAGGCCCAGGAGCGCGTGGGACCCGCCGACCGCCTCGCCCTCATGCCGCTGGTGACCTGGGCGGCGATCACGCGCAGCGGGGACGTGGAGGAGTGCACGGGCTTCCGCGCCGTCCATCTGGGCCGGCTGTGGAGCCAAGTGCGCAGCGAGGGGACGGCCTGCGCCAATCCCGCCTGCCGCGCCGCGGCCTCCCGCGCCGGCGAGCGGGCGGTCTGCTGGGGCGGCCGGGCGCGCCAGGCCGCCCAGGGCGCCCATCTCATCGTGGTGAACCACAGCCTGCTCCTCGCCGACCTGGGGGTGGACCACGGCGTGCTTGGCTCCTTCGAGACCCTCATCGTGGACGAGGCCCACCAGTTCGGCCGGGCGGCCGACCAGCACCTGCGCCGCAGCTTCTCCTTCCAGCACCTGGAAGGCCGCCTGCGCGGCCTCCATGATCCCCAGGGCCAGGGGCGGGGCCTGTTCCGCCAGACCCGCAACCGCTGGAACACGCTCCTGCCGGAGGAGGCCTTGCGTGAAAAGGGCCAGCGCGCCCTCGAGGAGGCGGCCGCCGCCTGCGACGAGGCGCTCGCGGTCGTGGTCGCGGCCCGCGCCGCCCTGGCGGAGGTGCAGCGCGCGCGTCACGGCGAGAGCCTGCAGCGCAACCGCTACACCCACAAGGAGCGCCTGCGCGGCGCCAACAATCCCCTGCGGCTGCTGAGCGCCGACTGCAGGCGGCTTGAACCCGCCCTGGCCGCCCTGCTGCGCAGCCTGGCCACCCTCGCCACCATCCTTGAGGAGGCGCGCGAGGAGCAGATCCAGCCGCAGCTGGGCGAGCTGAAGGGAGTGGGCGAGGCCCTGGCCGGGGACGCCGAGTGCTTCGCCCTGATCCACGGCGAGGAGGATGACGAGGGCGAGGCGGTCCTGTGGGTGGAGATTCATCCCGTCACCCTGGAGAGCACCTTCCATCGCCTGCCCCTCGAGCCCGGCCGCCGCCTGGCCACCGAGCTGTGGGGTCCGCTCAAGCGGATCCTGCTCACCAGCGCCACCCTGACCGTGGCGGGGCGCTTCGACTGGCTGCTGGACCGCCTGGGCCTCTCCGCCCTGCCCGGCGCGCCGCGCTGCGTCGCCTTCGAGAGCCCCTTCCAGCTGCCGCGCCAGGCCCGCTTCCTGGTGCCGACCTGGCTGCCCGAAGCATCCGGCCGCGAGGCGGAGGCCTTCGCCCAGGCGCTGGCCGCCCTGGTGGCCGCGTGCAGCGAGCGGCACGGCCGGGGCACCCTGATCCTCTTCACCAGCTACGCCCTGCTCAGCCGCTGCCACCTGGCCCTGCTGCGCGAGCTGGACCAGAAGCGCTTCCCCCTCCTCGCCCAGGGCCTGGACGGTTCCCGCACCGAGCTCCTGGAGCGCTTCCGCGCCTCGGGCGGCTCCGTCCTGCTGGGGGTGGACTCCTTCTGGGAAGGGGTGGATCTGCCGGGCGAGGCCCTGCAGCTGCTGGTCATGACCAAGCTGCCCTTCGACGTGCCCGGCGAGCCGCTCATCGACGCCCGTTCCGAACGCATCCAGGCCCGCGGCGGCAACGCCTTTCGCGACCTGAGCGTGCCCGAGGCGGTGATCCGCTTTCGCCAGGGCTTCGGCCGCCTCATCCGCCATGAGTCGGACAAGGGCGTTTTCCTCTTGCTGGATGCGCGGGTGGTGCGCAAGGAGTACGGCCAGACCTTCCTGGGCAGCCTGCCCCTCAAGCACCAGATGGTGCTGCGGGAGGAGGACCTGCACCGGGAGTTGCGGGCCTTCTTCGGATAAGGCGGCATGCGGCGCCGGCGCCGCCTTGCGCCGTGGATTGCTGACGGAATCTGGACAGGGAGAGGCCGACAATGAAAATCACGCGGGTGGACCACATCGGGATCGCCGTCCCCAGCCTGGACGAGGCCCAGCCCTTCTGGGAGGCCATGCTGGGCCTGCGCTTCCATGAGCGGGAAGTGGTGGCGGAGCAGAGAGTGACCGTGGCCGTGGGCGAGGCGGGGGAGACCCACATCGAGCTGCTGGAGCCGACCGATCCCGCCAGCCCCATCGCCCGTTTCCTGGAGAAGAACCGGCCGGGCATCCATCACATCGCCCTGCACGTGGACAACCTGGAGGAGGCCCTGGCGCGCCTGAAGGAGCAGGGTGCCCAGCTCATCGACGCCGAGCCCCGCTGTGGCGCGGGCGGCAAGCGCATCGCCTTCGTGGAGCGCTGGAGTGCCTCGGGCGTGCTGTTGGAGTTGTGCGAGGGCTGAGCGCGCGCTTGCCGGGCGGCAGGCGCATGGCCTTCGTGCACCCCAGGAGTGCCTCGGGCGTGCTGCTGGAGTTGTGCGAGGGCTGAGCGTGCGCTTGCCGGGCGGCAAGCGCATCGCGTTCGTGCACCCCGGGAGTGCCTCGGGCGTGCTGCTGGAGCTGCGCGAGGGCTGAGGGGGACGCTTGTTATCCCAGCGAAAGCTGGGATCCTGTGGCTTGTCCCACGCGGGAGTCCACGCCACGGACCTGCCGGCAGCTTGCGCCCCCGCGCCGCGCGGCGCTGGACGAAAGGTCCCACCCCACTGTACCTTTACTGCCCGGTGCCAAGACCTTTCTCCGACGCAGGAGTCCCATGTTCTCTCTCGACCCCGCCCAGTACCCGCCCGGCTGCGGAGTCTATCTCTTCCGCGACGCGGCCGGGACCGTGCTCTACGTGGGCAAGGCGGTCAATCTCCGCCAGCGCCTGCGCAGCTACGCGGCGGGCGGCGACGGGCGCGCCCAGATTCCCACCATGCTTCGGCGGGCCGCCACCCTGGAGGTGATCGTCACCGGCAGCGAGGTGGAGGCCCTCGTGCTGGAGAACAACCTGGTCAAGGAGCACCGTCCCCGCTACAACATCCTCCTGCGCGACGACAAGAGCTTCCCCTTCATCCGCGTCACCCGCGAACTCTACCCCCGCATCCTCCTCACGCGCCGGGTGGTGCGCGACGGCAGCCGCTACTTCGGGCCCTACACCGAGGTGCGCGCCCTGCGCGGCTTTCTCAAGAGCCTGCGCGAGCGGCTGCGCATCCGCCAGTGCGACCTGGCCATCAGCGAGGAGAGCATCGCCCAGCATCGCCACAAGGTCTGTCTCGACTACCACCTGGGCACCTGTCTGGGTCCCTGCGAGGGACGGCAGACGCCGGCCGACTACGAGGCCGCCCTCGACCTGGCCCGCGGCCTGCTGCGGGGCCAGGGTCGCCAGTGGCGCCGCGAGGAGGAGGAGCGCATGCGCCAGGCCGCCGCCCGCCTCGACTACGAGGAGGCCGCCCGCCGGCGGGATGCGATCCAGGCCCTCGAGCAGCTGATGCGCGGCCAGAAAGTGGAGGTGCAGGACGCGGGCGACGCCGATGTGATCGGCCTGGCCCGCGCCGACCACGAGGCGACGGTGGCCCTCCTGCGCCTGCGGGACGGACGGGTGTTGGGGCGCTTCCACAGCACCCTGGCCGGCACCCTGGGTCGCCCGCCGGGGGAGATCCTCGCCGCCTTCCTCTTCCAGTACTACAACCAGTGCGAGGAGCTGCCCCACGAGATCTGGCTGGGATCCGCCCCGGCCGACCAGCCGCTGCTTGAGACTTGGCTGGCCGGGCGTGCCGCGGCCCTGGCCGCCGAGGGAGTGGGGGCGGGGCGGAGGCCGCGCCTGCTTGTGCCGCAGCGCGGGGACCGGGCCGCCCTGCTGCGCATGGCCGTCCAGAACGCCGCCCAGGTGCTTGAAGAGCGGCAGCTGCGGCGCCTGGCCCGCGATCGGGTGCCCGCCTCCCTGGAGGCCCTCCGGCGCGATCTGGGGCTGCCCGCCCTGCCCCGCCGCATCGAGGGCTTCGATATCAGCCATTTCGGCGGAGCAGCCACGGTGGCCAGCCTCGTCGTGTTCGTGGACGGCCGGCCCCGCAAGCAGGACTACCGCCATTTCCACGTGAAGTCGGTGGCAGGCGTGGATGATTTCGCGGCGATGGAGGAGGTGGTCGAGCGGCGCTACCGGCGCCTGACGGAAGCGGGCCACGCCCTGCCGGACCTGGTGTTGATCGACGGGGGCAAGGGCCAGCTGGGCCGGGCCCACGCCGCCCTGCGCAGGCTGGGCCTGGCCGGCCTGCCGGTCTGTGGTCTGGCCAAGCGCTTCGAGGAGGTCTTCCTGCCCGGCGAGTCCCTTCCCCGCAACATTCCGCGCGACTCCGCCGCCAATCGTCTCCTGCAACAGGTGCGGGACGAGGCGCACCGCTTCGCCCTGCGCTTCAACCGGGACCAGATGGCCCGCCTGGCCCTGCCCGATCCCCTCGCCGGCGT from bacterium harbors:
- a CDS encoding adenine phosphoribosyltransferase yields the protein MNLSDYIRTVPDFPKPGIVFKDITPLLQEPQAFDACLRGLLECCPARDFDAVLGIEARGFIFGAALAYLAGKPFVPARKPGKLPWRTVRHAYQLEYGEDALELHADAFQPGTRVLLVDDLLATGGTLLAAAALARELGGLPVAAACVVELAFLPGRRRLEEDGVPVHSLIRVEEEGG
- the ligA gene encoding NAD-dependent DNA ligase LigA: MEELTRPPDTRAGLEALTRALLRHARLYFEQAEPEIPDAEYDRLLDLLARAEAEHPDWALPDSPTRRVGSGPGSVRGEVRHEPRLYSLANAYSEEEVAEFAERVRAALGADPAPPGAGGLFDRGPEERAPSWFCELKLDGASVSLLYEEGRLVLAATRGDGERGEEMTAQARRLANLPGRLALPRPPRRAIVRGEVVLEHAAFRALNERRAAAGERLFANPRNAAAGSLKLLDREELGARGLKIFLYEVALLDGSPLPESQAGLLDWLEEAGLPVFPHARRCADLSAVLEYCREWEARRPELPLDTDGVVIKLDDLAARARLGWTAKVPRWALARKFAATAVRTRLRAITWQVGRTGVLTPVAELEPVQVQGSTIARATLHNEDEIRRRGIRPGQLVWVEKGGDVIPKVTGPAEEATGLPEVAWPAGCPECGHELVREEGEAARRCPNPACPAVRQAAIEHFAGRGALDMDGLGERLIAELIRTGALRTAADLFHLRREQLLACERMAEKSAAKVLKAIDEARRRPPSRLLFALGVRGVGERAARVLLRHAGSLAKLARLPASELESLDGVGPRTAASLRAWFDLADNQELLQRLAEGGVDLERREEESAGQGRDNPFVGKTVVLTGSLAGLDRVAARERLEALGARVSSSVSPRTALVVAGAEAGSKLKKAMELGIPVMHEEEFMSVLRTLGETRAEKP
- the efp gene encoding elongation factor P — translated: MASTADFRNGLTFLHDGEIFRIVEFQHVKPGKGGAFVRTKIKNVRTGRVLEPTFRSGEKIEIVRLESRKLQYLYQDANGYVFMDNESFDQLHLPGHLVEEVIDLMKENTEVDVLFHGEEALGIELPQSVDLRIVETEPNDKGDTASGSKKPARLETGATVNVPFFVGEGEVIRVDTRKREYVERVKG
- the accB gene encoding acetyl-CoA carboxylase biotin carboxyl carrier protein — protein: MDFNEIRKLVLLVEKAAISSLEVEEGEFSIRIEKHPHQAPASPMAQTMYAPPPSPAHQPAPAAPAAAAGGESPVPSHLLEVKAPMVGTYYRSPGPDKEPFVKLGDRISPGQTLCILEAMKIMNEIEAEVGGRIVEILVENAQPVQFDQVLFRIEP
- the accC gene encoding acetyl-CoA carboxylase biotin carboxylase subunit, translating into MFKRMLIANRGEIALRIIRACRELDIESVAVYSTADAESLHVRFADDAVCIGPPPSSESYLNTRAILTAAQITQCDALHPGYGFLAENAAFADMCRDHDLAFVGPRGDVIRRMGDKAEAKRTMREAGVPCIPGSPGLIEGLDEARAFAEEVGYPVILKATAGGGGRGMRVARSADELENAFSTARAEAEAGFGNAGLYLEKFLEHPRHVELQILGDKLGNVIHLMERDCSIQRRHQKLVEECPSPAVGPELREQMGAAAVNAARAVGYDSAGTMEFLLEDGRFYFMEMNTRIQVEHPVTEMVTGVDLIRQMILAAAGLPIEFRQEDIRIVGHAIECRINAEDPAKGFRPHAGLVKALHVPGGIGVRVDSHIYQGYQIPSNYDSLLGKLIVHAPTRTKALDRMKRALGEYIIEGVRTTIPFHLQLMADPAFRSGDFDIKFLESWTYQG
- the gcvH gene encoding glycine cleavage system protein GcvH, whose product is MNIPGNLLYTEEHEWVLVEEGTVLIGITDHAQGELGDIVDVQLFEVGAEFQKGQSIGTIDAVKATADLYAPVSGIIQEINEDLPDAPDTLNQDPYGRGWIYRIRLTDLAELDELLSPDDYEEHIDI